One stretch of Nitrospirota bacterium DNA includes these proteins:
- a CDS encoding CopG family transcriptional regulator has product MKTINVPLPDKLVAEVETYVKSGWFTDEAELMRTALQEFIRHNRLKLMEQFMKEDIEWALKAKTGK; this is encoded by the coding sequence ATGAAAACAATAAATGTCCCCCTTCCGGATAAACTGGTTGCAGAGGTTGAAACTTATGTAAAGAGCGGATGGTTTACTGATGAAGCAGAGCTCATGCGTACAGCATTACAGGAGTTTATCCGCCACAACCGGTTAAAGCTGATGGAACAGTTCATGAAAGAAGATATTGAATGGGCATTGAAGGCAAAAACTGGAAAATAG